One part of the Microlunatus elymi genome encodes these proteins:
- a CDS encoding class I SAM-dependent methyltransferase, translated as MLPEPLTAEAMADAEAEVDPASLAAAQRLRRKHSPGVAAAALDQVVLRRRAIAKFGDRAAAMFFTRDGLEQATRPAVAEYHARRLAATGASRVVDLGCGIGTDALAFAAAGLRVVAVEIDEHTAEIARANVAVHDQLRGTVEVLTGDAEQLAPELIKDGDAVFLDPARRTSAGRLWRTEDFRPSWTFVTGLLTSGRPVAVKLGPALPHREIPDAVEAEWLTDHGETVEVCLRSGPGSTPDRRAALIMPDHRMIARPTSTPVRALGQFLYEPDGAVIRAGAVGTLAEELSAWLLDDQIAYLSAEKLIMTPYAGAFEIIEQLPYAEKALRRWVRDHHIGTLEIKKRGIDIDPALLRKRLKPAGPESATLIISRTPRGARVLHARRIAADDHE; from the coding sequence GTGCTGCCCGAACCACTGACCGCCGAGGCTATGGCCGACGCCGAGGCCGAGGTCGACCCGGCGTCACTTGCGGCGGCCCAGCGGCTGCGCCGCAAGCACAGCCCCGGGGTTGCGGCTGCCGCGCTCGACCAGGTGGTGCTGCGGCGGCGGGCGATCGCCAAGTTCGGCGACCGGGCGGCGGCGATGTTCTTCACCCGGGACGGTCTGGAGCAGGCGACCCGGCCGGCGGTGGCCGAATATCACGCCCGTCGGCTCGCCGCGACCGGTGCATCCCGCGTTGTTGATCTTGGTTGCGGGATCGGCACCGACGCACTCGCGTTCGCCGCGGCCGGGCTGCGGGTGGTCGCGGTCGAGATCGACGAGCACACGGCCGAGATCGCCCGCGCCAACGTCGCCGTCCATGATCAACTTCGGGGTACGGTCGAGGTGCTCACCGGCGATGCCGAGCAGCTCGCCCCGGAGTTGATCAAGGACGGCGACGCGGTCTTCCTGGATCCGGCCCGGCGGACCAGTGCCGGCCGGCTGTGGCGCACCGAGGACTTCCGGCCGTCCTGGACCTTCGTCACCGGTCTGTTGACGTCCGGCCGGCCGGTCGCCGTCAAGCTCGGGCCCGCCCTTCCACACCGGGAGATTCCGGACGCCGTCGAGGCCGAATGGCTGACCGACCACGGCGAGACCGTCGAGGTCTGCCTCCGTTCCGGGCCGGGCAGTACGCCGGATCGGCGCGCGGCGTTGATCATGCCCGACCATCGGATGATTGCGCGCCCGACCTCGACGCCGGTACGAGCACTGGGGCAGTTCCTGTACGAACCGGACGGTGCGGTGATCCGTGCCGGCGCGGTCGGCACCCTGGCCGAGGAACTGTCGGCCTGGCTGCTCGATGATCAGATCGCCTACCTCAGCGCGGAGAAGTTGATCATGACTCCGTACGCCGGCGCGTTCGAGATCATCGAGCAACTTCCGTACGCGGAGAAGGCGCTGCGACGCTGGGTACGTGATCATCACATCGGCACGTTGGAGATCAAGAAACGCGGCATCGACATCGACCCGGCGCTGCTGCGCAAACGCCTGAAACCGGCCGGCCCCGAGTCAGCGACCTTGATCATCAGCAGAACTCCGCGCGGCGCCAGGGTGCTGCACGCCCGCCGGATCGCCGCCGACGATCACGAGTGA
- a CDS encoding cytochrome P450, protein MPIEQQELMAIKRRKLMPIKKQELQFIKELYGTKARLLWSGYLRRDPVARLQLEPGRLDPYPLYEQIRSRGRVSRTPFGHFVTVDHEICNEVLRSRDFGVGEDARDKSLSLLDLNPPDHTRLRRLVAPDFSVRTIGRYTPRIEAVLQNLIKDVPRDDPFDLVSVVAAPLPIAVIADLLGIPDADADEFARHGTEFGSALGGIQSLAHAQRLAATRKRLAEIFAGIFELRRKEPTDDVVSRIVNSDGTVRPEEMVPLCTLLLIAGFETTVNLIGNTVLALLSNPDQWRMLVEQPELAERAIEEGLRYDSPVQRTGRLATADTEVAGVPFKQGDWIMTAIGGANRDPAVFTDPARYDLHRDNAEDHLSFSGGVHYCLGAALARLEAGIALRTIVTEFPELALAGPRERRPGSLIRGMQHFPVRAPRSAVMV, encoded by the coding sequence ATGCCGATCGAACAGCAAGAGCTGATGGCGATTAAACGGCGAAAGCTGATGCCGATCAAGAAGCAGGAGCTTCAGTTCATCAAGGAGTTGTACGGGACCAAGGCCAGGCTGCTCTGGTCCGGCTATCTGAGGCGCGACCCGGTGGCGCGGCTGCAACTCGAACCGGGCCGGCTCGACCCCTATCCGCTGTACGAGCAGATCCGCTCCCGGGGCCGCGTGTCCAGGACGCCGTTCGGGCACTTCGTCACAGTTGATCATGAAATCTGCAACGAGGTGCTGCGCTCGCGCGACTTCGGCGTCGGCGAGGACGCCCGGGACAAGAGCCTGTCCCTGCTGGACCTGAACCCGCCGGACCACACTCGGTTGCGCCGACTGGTCGCACCCGACTTCAGCGTCCGCACCATCGGCCGCTACACGCCGCGGATCGAGGCCGTGCTGCAGAACTTGATCAAGGACGTACCTCGGGACGATCCGTTCGATCTGGTGTCGGTGGTGGCCGCGCCGCTGCCGATCGCCGTGATCGCCGACCTGCTCGGCATCCCCGATGCCGACGCCGACGAGTTCGCCCGGCACGGCACCGAGTTCGGCAGTGCGCTCGGCGGCATCCAGTCCCTGGCGCATGCGCAGCGGCTGGCCGCCACCCGCAAACGCCTGGCAGAGATCTTCGCCGGCATCTTCGAGTTGCGACGCAAGGAACCCACCGACGACGTGGTCAGCCGGATCGTCAACTCCGACGGCACCGTACGGCCGGAGGAGATGGTCCCGCTGTGCACGCTGCTGCTGATCGCCGGCTTCGAGACCACGGTCAACCTGATCGGCAACACGGTGCTGGCCCTGCTGTCGAATCCCGACCAGTGGCGAATGCTGGTCGAACAGCCCGAGCTGGCCGAGCGGGCCATCGAAGAAGGCCTGCGGTACGACTCGCCGGTGCAGCGGACCGGCCGGCTCGCGACGGCCGACACCGAGGTCGCCGGGGTGCCGTTCAAACAGGGGGACTGGATCATGACCGCGATCGGCGGCGCGAACCGCGACCCAGCGGTGTTCACCGACCCGGCCCGATACGACCTGCATCGGGACAACGCCGAAGATCATCTGTCCTTCTCCGGCGGCGTGCATTACTGCCTGGGCGCGGCCCTGGCTCGGCTCGAGGCCGGCATCGCGCTGCGCACCATCGTCACCGAATTCCCCGAGCTCGCCCTGGCCGGCCCGCGCGAACGCCGCCCCGGCAGCCTGATCCGCGGCATGCAGCACTTCCCGGTCCGCGCCCCGCGCAGCGCCGTGATGGTGTGA
- a CDS encoding DEAD/DEAH box helicase — MSAAAPAGKSAGQKSSKSTSNKPGKHQRSNPSSKKHRWTAAERAAKGRKPRRRGGADEVGSGRALEYAAPRNREERRAAERAENFRTQRDDRRSYDRGDRTRYERDDRPRFNRDDRDRNDRARYDRDDRRSFGRDERRPFNRDDRARNDRDDRRWNRDDRPYNRDDRGGNDRDDRRSFQRDDRRPYDRDDRRSFQRDDRRPYDRDDRNRRNSRSNSRDDRTYDRDNRRSFDRSDRDRSERARFDDRRTNQRNDRDRLERSDRGSYAGDRRSFDRTDRVRSDQDRQTDDRTRRTPVEPTLASQAPAATEAPAPDAATSLTTADAVGFAELGVAQPLVDRLGADGIVAAFPIQAASIPDAVAGRDVLGRGRTGSGKTLGFGLPMLTRLAAGERPGRDPRGLILLPTRELATQVSDVLAPLARTVGLRTQLVAGGMSYGPQLNGLDKGVDIVIGTPGRLIDLMDRAALLLGSVEITVLDEADHMADLGFLPDVTTLLDAVPADGQRMLFSATLDRGIDRLVERYLSDPSTHEVDSAQASVDTMAHYLLPVAPADKRPITAEIANRDGRTVIFVRTQLGADRVAEQLRDAGVMAGALHGGLPQGARNRTLEAFKTGSLPVLVATDVAARGIHVDEVGLVLQVDPPTDSKTYLHRAGRTARAGQTGVVVTLVLPNQRGQVRRLAKDAGVAATQLDARPGDAALGEATGAVPTDGPRIGERDYAKLIAPRQPVRSGRGPRRGPGRGPRDDRRSRDDRYGPRSDRGRRNGSGRREQAAYHSGR, encoded by the coding sequence ATGTCTGCAGCAGCACCTGCCGGAAAGTCGGCGGGCCAGAAGTCCAGCAAGTCCACCAGCAACAAGCCCGGCAAGCACCAGCGATCGAACCCTTCCTCGAAGAAGCATCGCTGGACCGCCGCCGAGCGGGCGGCGAAGGGCCGCAAGCCGCGCCGCCGTGGCGGAGCCGACGAGGTCGGATCCGGCCGGGCCTTGGAATACGCCGCTCCACGCAATCGCGAGGAGCGCCGGGCCGCCGAACGGGCCGAGAACTTCCGCACCCAGCGTGACGACCGCCGCTCCTACGACCGCGGCGATCGCACCCGCTACGAGCGGGATGACCGTCCTCGGTTCAACCGGGACGACCGCGACCGTAACGATCGCGCCCGCTACGATCGCGACGACCGGCGTTCATTCGGGCGGGACGAGCGCCGTCCGTTCAACCGGGATGATCGTGCCCGCAACGATCGTGACGACCGTCGCTGGAATCGTGACGATCGCCCGTACAACCGCGACGATCGCGGTGGCAACGATCGGGACGACCGCCGTTCCTTCCAGCGGGACGACCGCCGCCCGTACGATCGAGACGACCGCCGTTCCTTCCAGCGGGACGACCGCCGCCCGTACGATCGAGACGACCGCAACCGCAGAAATAGCCGCTCGAACAGCCGCGACGACCGCACGTACGATCGGGACAACCGTCGCTCCTTCGATCGGTCCGACCGTGATCGGAGCGAGCGGGCCCGCTTCGACGACCGGCGGACGAACCAGCGCAACGATCGCGACCGCCTTGAGCGCAGCGATCGCGGCTCGTACGCCGGCGACCGCCGATCCTTCGACCGCACTGATCGGGTGCGCAGCGATCAAGATCGTCAGACCGATGATCGCACCCGTCGTACGCCGGTAGAGCCCACGCTCGCAAGCCAAGCACCGGCGGCGACCGAAGCACCGGCACCGGACGCGGCGACGTCGCTGACCACGGCCGACGCGGTCGGTTTCGCAGAATTGGGTGTCGCCCAACCGCTGGTCGATCGGCTCGGCGCCGACGGCATCGTCGCCGCGTTCCCGATCCAGGCCGCCTCGATCCCGGACGCCGTGGCCGGCCGCGACGTGCTCGGCCGGGGGCGTACGGGGTCGGGCAAGACGCTCGGCTTCGGCCTGCCGATGCTGACCCGGCTGGCCGCCGGTGAGCGTCCCGGCCGTGACCCGCGCGGCCTGATCCTGCTGCCCACCCGCGAGTTGGCCACCCAGGTCTCCGACGTGCTGGCGCCGCTGGCGCGCACCGTCGGATTGCGGACTCAGCTGGTGGCCGGCGGCATGTCCTACGGCCCGCAACTGAACGGCCTGGACAAGGGCGTCGACATCGTCATCGGCACCCCCGGCCGGCTGATCGACCTGATGGATCGCGCCGCCCTGCTGCTCGGTTCGGTCGAGATCACCGTGCTGGACGAGGCCGATCACATGGCCGACCTCGGCTTCCTGCCCGACGTCACCACGCTGCTGGACGCCGTTCCGGCCGACGGCCAGCGGATGCTGTTCTCGGCCACCCTGGACCGCGGCATCGACCGGCTGGTCGAACGCTACCTGAGCGATCCGAGCACCCACGAGGTGGACAGCGCCCAGGCCTCGGTGGACACGATGGCGCACTACCTGCTGCCGGTCGCACCGGCGGACAAGCGTCCGATCACCGCCGAGATCGCCAATCGGGACGGCCGGACGGTGATCTTCGTCCGGACCCAGCTCGGCGCCGACCGGGTCGCCGAACAGCTCCGCGACGCCGGGGTGATGGCCGGCGCCTTGCACGGCGGTCTGCCGCAGGGCGCCCGGAATCGGACCCTGGAGGCGTTCAAGACCGGCAGCCTGCCGGTGCTGGTGGCCACCGACGTGGCCGCTCGCGGTATCCATGTGGACGAGGTCGGGCTGGTTCTCCAGGTCGATCCGCCGACCGATTCGAAGACCTACCTGCACCGGGCCGGGCGAACGGCCCGCGCGGGACAGACCGGCGTGGTGGTCACCCTGGTACTGCCCAACCAGCGTGGCCAGGTACGCCGGCTGGCCAAGGACGCCGGCGTCGCCGCGACCCAGCTGGACGCCCGGCCGGGCGATGCTGCCCTGGGCGAGGCGACCGGCGCCGTACCGACCGACGGGCCGCGGATCGGCGAACGTGACTACGCCAAGCTGATCGCTCCCCGCCAGCCGGTACGTTCCGGCCGTGGCCCGCGTCGTGGTCCCGGCCGGGGCCCGCGCGACGATCGGCGTTCCCGGGACGATCGTTACGGCCCGCGTTCGGACCGGGGACGGCGAAACGGTTCGGGACGCCGAGAGCAGGCCGCTTACCATAGCGGGCGATGA
- a CDS encoding winged helix-turn-helix transcriptional regulator — MTETINRPGSPSDYDPVQACPISPVVDLVFSRWTTPILWTLHQNGPLRFVELERRLATITPKVLTSRLRQLERDGLVERRQFAEVPPRVEYEISELGRSLAPIFADLGSWSQQNMARVEEARKAYTGPLPR, encoded by the coding sequence ATGACCGAAACCATCAACCGTCCGGGATCTCCGTCGGATTACGACCCGGTGCAGGCCTGCCCGATCAGCCCCGTCGTCGATCTGGTCTTCAGCCGCTGGACCACGCCGATCCTGTGGACACTGCATCAGAACGGCCCGCTGCGATTCGTGGAGTTGGAACGACGACTGGCCACGATCACGCCGAAGGTGCTGACCTCTCGGCTCCGGCAGCTCGAGCGGGACGGTCTGGTCGAACGCCGCCAGTTTGCCGAAGTGCCGCCGCGGGTGGAGTACGAGATCTCCGAACTCGGCCGCAGCCTGGCCCCGATCTTCGCCGACCTCGGCAGTTGGTCGCAGCAGAACATGGCTCGGGTCGAAGAAGCACGCAAGGCGTACACCGGCCCGCTGCCACGCTGA
- the tsaE gene encoding tRNA (adenosine(37)-N6)-threonylcarbamoyltransferase complex ATPase subunit type 1 TsaE, with product MNLSDSTPIYHRAHAEHAAGMVEVIHAAFGARPPLDPPSTADSETPESVAAALATGTGVYATVGDRPAGAIIIEPGDDRVATLRRVSVHPDFQRHGIASTMVEECKLLAAELGCIRVELLARKEFPELITYWRHRGFTVVREVPHGVVLGRPLPRRVLVPTTDDMHALGARIADRLQAGDVIIATGDLGAGKTTLTQGIGRGLGAAGQIISPTFVLSRIHQSSTGRPDLVHVDAYRLSSAAELDDLDLLESLEGSVTVVEWGEGIAESLNPERLEIMVLRSADPTDDTRTVLLAGVGDRWTEAELDQLVHPGASESLDQEAVSRA from the coding sequence ATGAACCTCAGCGATTCGACTCCGATCTACCACCGCGCCCATGCCGAGCACGCCGCCGGCATGGTCGAGGTCATCCACGCCGCGTTCGGCGCGCGTCCGCCTCTGGACCCGCCGTCCACGGCCGACAGCGAGACGCCCGAGTCGGTGGCCGCGGCGCTGGCCACCGGCACCGGTGTCTACGCCACGGTCGGTGATCGCCCTGCCGGCGCGATCATCATCGAGCCGGGCGATGACCGCGTGGCGACGCTGCGTCGGGTGTCGGTGCATCCGGACTTCCAGCGGCACGGCATCGCCTCGACCATGGTGGAGGAGTGCAAGCTGCTGGCCGCCGAGCTCGGCTGCATCCGGGTCGAGTTGCTGGCCCGCAAGGAGTTCCCGGAGCTGATCACCTATTGGCGACATCGCGGTTTCACCGTGGTGCGCGAGGTGCCGCACGGTGTCGTCCTCGGCCGGCCGCTGCCGCGTCGGGTGCTGGTGCCGACGACCGACGACATGCACGCCCTCGGCGCCCGGATCGCCGACCGACTGCAGGCCGGCGACGTGATCATCGCCACCGGTGATCTCGGTGCCGGCAAGACCACCCTGACCCAGGGGATCGGCCGCGGGCTGGGCGCTGCCGGGCAGATCATCTCGCCGACCTTCGTGTTGTCCCGCATCCACCAGTCGTCCACCGGCCGGCCGGATCTGGTGCATGTCGACGCCTATCGGCTGTCCAGCGCGGCCGAGCTCGATGATCTTGATCTGCTGGAGTCGCTGGAAGGATCGGTGACTGTGGTGGAGTGGGGCGAAGGAATCGCCGAGAGTCTGAATCCCGAACGGTTGGAGATCATGGTGCTGCGCAGCGCCGATCCGACCGACGACACCCGGACCGTGCTGCTCGCCGGCGTCGGTGATCGGTGGACCGAGGCCGAGCTTGATCAACTCGTCCACCCGGGTGCGTCCGAGTCCCTGGACCAGGAGGCGGTTTCCCGTGCCTGA
- the tsaB gene encoding tRNA (adenosine(37)-N6)-threonylcarbamoyltransferase complex dimerization subunit type 1 TsaB produces the protein MPEQLILGIDTATEVRVGLADGSQVLSSLSYEDPRRHVEQLTPLIEKLIKESGVTTAQLTKIIVGVGPGPYTGLRVGIATARTIGFVLGVQVRGVCTLDVLAAQWLRSDVPPADDFLIATDARRKEIYWARYAPDGSRVAGPSVGKADELPQLPVAGPATEIYPELQASANAPVSLDAGVLALVGSELADAGIEPLYLRSPDAAPPGPRKSVLPRVLS, from the coding sequence GTGCCTGAGCAACTGATTCTCGGCATCGACACCGCCACCGAGGTACGGGTCGGGTTGGCCGACGGCTCGCAGGTGCTGAGCTCGTTGTCGTACGAGGATCCGCGCCGGCACGTCGAACAGCTCACTCCGCTGATCGAGAAGTTGATCAAGGAATCCGGCGTGACGACAGCGCAGCTGACCAAGATCATCGTCGGGGTCGGACCGGGGCCGTACACCGGTCTGCGGGTGGGCATCGCCACAGCGAGGACGATCGGTTTCGTACTCGGCGTTCAGGTCCGTGGTGTCTGCACGCTGGACGTGCTGGCCGCGCAGTGGCTGCGTTCGGACGTGCCACCGGCCGACGACTTCCTGATCGCCACCGACGCCCGTCGCAAGGAGATCTACTGGGCTCGCTACGCCCCCGACGGCAGCAGGGTCGCCGGGCCGTCCGTCGGCAAGGCCGACGAGTTGCCACAGCTGCCCGTGGCTGGCCCGGCCACCGAGATCTATCCGGAGTTGCAGGCGTCGGCGAACGCCCCGGTGAGTCTCGACGCCGGTGTGCTCGCGCTGGTCGGATCGGAGCTGGCCGACGCCGGCATCGAACCGCTGTATCTGCGCAGTCCCGACGCCGCCCCGCCCGGCCCGCGGAAATCCGTACTTCCTCGAGTCCTTTCATGA
- a CDS encoding alpha/beta fold hydrolase, which yields MSRRSGVGLVAGAATLAVGGFAVGLKLERALIGRRLRSELAEPQENFFALRSDGVSVQTPDGVRLHAEVDPKGPEPAEGPQTRPQGPEPVEGPQRNDRGPELVEGPRLGSAQPTLVFVHGYALSLDCWHFQRKHFRGRYRMIFYDQRSHGRSGRSSPDRCRIPQLADDLAQILREVAGPGPVILIGHSMGGMTIMELARQHPAWFTGDNAAVPVDGIGPIIGVGLVCTSADDLLDPHPVRGLPSRAAARLAEPAMAALNRIPTVVEQTRQAGSDLAYLVTRGMTFPSPVPPSYVQFMSDMLGQTPLEVVADFYPAFAELDQAAGLAVINTVPTAVVGARQDLVTPYRHTGVILDHLPAAEKLILDQSGHMAMIEHHQKVNTFLDRLIDRATQHITRS from the coding sequence ATGAGCAGACGATCGGGGGTCGGCCTGGTCGCCGGCGCCGCCACCCTCGCCGTCGGCGGATTCGCGGTGGGGCTCAAACTCGAACGGGCGCTGATCGGCCGACGGCTGCGCTCCGAGCTGGCCGAGCCGCAGGAAAACTTCTTCGCGCTGCGCTCCGACGGGGTTTCCGTGCAGACCCCCGACGGCGTCCGGTTGCATGCAGAAGTCGACCCCAAGGGTCCTGAGCCCGCCGAAGGACCCCAGACGCGACCACAGGGTCCTGAGCCTGTCGAAGGACCGCAACGCAACGACCGGGGTCCTGAGCTTGTCGAAGGACCGCGACTCGGATCCGCACAGCCCACGTTGGTGTTCGTGCACGGTTACGCACTCAGCCTGGACTGCTGGCACTTCCAGCGAAAGCACTTCCGCGGCCGATATCGGATGATCTTCTACGATCAGCGATCCCACGGCCGTTCGGGGCGGTCCTCGCCGGATCGCTGCCGGATCCCGCAGTTGGCCGATGATCTTGCTCAGATCCTGCGCGAGGTCGCCGGCCCCGGTCCGGTGATCTTGATCGGTCACTCGATGGGCGGCATGACGATCATGGAACTGGCCAGGCAACACCCCGCATGGTTCACCGGTGACAACGCAGCGGTGCCGGTCGACGGGATCGGGCCGATCATCGGCGTCGGGCTGGTGTGTACGTCGGCCGACGACCTGCTCGACCCGCATCCCGTACGCGGTCTGCCGAGCCGTGCCGCCGCCCGGCTGGCCGAGCCGGCGATGGCCGCGCTGAACCGGATCCCGACGGTGGTCGAACAGACCCGGCAGGCCGGCTCGGATCTGGCCTACCTGGTGACGCGGGGGATGACCTTCCCGTCACCGGTGCCGCCGTCGTACGTGCAGTTCATGTCGGACATGCTCGGTCAGACACCACTGGAGGTCGTGGCCGACTTCTACCCGGCCTTCGCCGAACTCGACCAAGCCGCCGGCCTCGCCGTGATCAACACCGTGCCGACCGCCGTGGTCGGCGCCCGGCAGGACCTGGTCACTCCGTACCGGCACACCGGGGTGATCCTCGATCATCTTCCGGCGGCGGAGAAGTTGATCTTGGACCAGTCCGGCCACATGGCGATGATCGAGCACCACCAGAAGGTGAACACCTTCCTCGACCGTTTGATCGATCGTGCGACTCAGCACATCACGCGATCGTGA
- a CDS encoding NAD(P)H-binding protein: MIIITGATGNVGRHLTEIVAASGHQVAAVSRGTSAPPPDHPGITSFVADLTDPDSLEPVLQRADALFLVVPGDGSAIDGPKLLDRVARAGVRRVVLLSSQAAGIRRSHDAMLALEDDVRRSGLEHTILRPAGFASNTLGWAPSIIDRSTVFAPFAEVALPVIDPLDIAEVAAITLTQDGHDGATYLLTGPEAITPRQQAAAIGRTLDRPIDFVELTREQALDQLLRMMPAPVAEGTLAILGGPTPLEQQVSEAVPKITGRQHSYQDWARRHTAAFGGSTPPNS; the protein is encoded by the coding sequence ATGATCATCATCACCGGAGCGACCGGAAACGTCGGCCGCCATCTCACCGAAATCGTCGCAGCCTCCGGCCACCAGGTGGCCGCGGTCTCCCGTGGTACGTCTGCCCCGCCGCCGGACCACCCCGGCATCACCTCGTTCGTCGCAGATCTGACCGATCCCGATTCCCTCGAGCCCGTGCTGCAGCGGGCCGACGCGCTGTTCCTGGTGGTGCCCGGGGACGGCTCAGCAATCGACGGACCGAAGCTGCTCGATCGCGTTGCCCGAGCCGGAGTACGTCGGGTGGTTCTGCTGTCGTCCCAGGCCGCGGGTATCCGCCGGTCCCACGATGCGATGCTTGCCCTGGAAGACGACGTACGCCGGTCAGGGCTGGAACACACGATCCTGCGCCCCGCAGGCTTTGCCAGCAACACGCTCGGCTGGGCGCCGTCGATCATCGACCGGAGCACCGTCTTCGCACCGTTCGCCGAGGTGGCGCTTCCGGTGATCGACCCACTGGACATTGCCGAGGTGGCTGCGATCACCCTCACCCAGGACGGCCACGACGGCGCGACCTACCTGCTCACCGGCCCAGAGGCGATCACGCCCCGTCAGCAAGCTGCGGCCATCGGGCGCACGCTCGACCGGCCGATCGACTTCGTCGAACTGACCCGGGAGCAGGCGCTTGATCAACTTCTGCGGATGATGCCGGCACCGGTGGCCGAGGGCACGCTTGCCATCCTGGGCGGCCCGACCCCGCTGGAGCAGCAGGTCAGCGAGGCGGTGCCGAAGATCACCGGCCGCCAACACAGCTATCAGGATTGGGCGCGCCGGCACACCGCGGCCTTCGGCGGGTCAACACCGCCGAACTCATGA
- a CDS encoding GNAT family N-acetyltransferase, producing the protein MAQPRSDNSVRAATVADLAALLELERAGFPVLEQWSEQSWRSELTEPALQVLIIGTDPLLGAIALRIAGDDVELDRIVVHPRARRSGIARTLINNALDGHRAAEKMILEVWTGNAAAIALYRSFGFTELINRRDYYGPGRDAVIMSLPIQDHRRVQDHRAGEVRA; encoded by the coding sequence ATGGCCCAACCACGGTCTGACAACTCGGTGCGGGCAGCGACGGTTGCCGATCTGGCCGCGCTCTTGGAGTTGGAACGGGCCGGGTTTCCGGTCCTTGAGCAGTGGAGCGAGCAGAGCTGGCGTTCCGAGCTCACCGAACCGGCGCTGCAGGTCCTGATCATCGGTACCGATCCGCTGCTCGGTGCGATCGCTCTGCGGATCGCCGGCGACGACGTGGAACTCGATCGGATCGTGGTGCATCCTCGGGCGCGTCGCAGCGGCATCGCCCGTACCTTGATCAACAACGCGTTGGACGGACACCGGGCTGCGGAGAAGATGATCTTAGAAGTCTGGACCGGCAACGCCGCCGCGATCGCGCTCTATCGATCGTTCGGCTTCACCGAGTTGATCAATCGCCGCGATTACTACGGCCCCGGCCGGGACGCCGTGATCATGAGCCTGCCCATTCAAGATCATCGAAGAGTGCAAGATCATCGAGCTGGAGAGGTACGAGCGTGA
- a CDS encoding MFS transporter, with the protein MAATRVTDRRARLAVTIAFGTQALPFASWTAHIPAVAADLGLDNAALGTALLGAPVGSVLSMPLTGRLLPRVGSPILVRIAIVGYLLACCGIGLAGGTVTLFLALALCGFFQGSLGVAMNTQGVTIERSMSRPIMSGFHGAWSIGALGGAMIGSAAVAAGVGLLPQLMIMAAVLLVLNAAVTRSLIDDRDAGPRTHQRRGRSWSPMILLLGGIATACMLCEGAAADWSAKYLRDSLHADPGVAGLAYAAYAAVMVVVRLSGGWVLSRRPVRTVLPVLALVATLGMTAALVIGTPAVAIIGFALLGAGVAAVVPAAFTAAGRLSASNAGTAIATVSALGWAGFMIGPPAIGHLAQATTLTIALAVIPILTAAVAAAIRFSPAFRGQ; encoded by the coding sequence GTGGCAGCGACTAGGGTCACCGATCGGCGCGCCCGGTTGGCCGTGACGATCGCGTTCGGCACCCAGGCGCTCCCGTTCGCCTCGTGGACGGCCCACATCCCCGCCGTCGCTGCCGATCTCGGCTTGGACAACGCCGCCCTCGGCACCGCACTGCTCGGGGCGCCGGTCGGCTCGGTGTTGTCGATGCCGCTCACCGGGCGGCTGCTGCCCCGAGTGGGCAGCCCCATCCTGGTACGGATCGCGATCGTCGGTTATCTGCTCGCCTGCTGTGGGATCGGGTTGGCTGGAGGGACGGTGACGCTGTTCCTCGCCCTGGCACTCTGCGGCTTCTTCCAGGGCTCGCTCGGTGTCGCGATGAACACCCAGGGCGTGACGATCGAACGCTCGATGAGTCGGCCGATCATGTCCGGGTTCCACGGCGCGTGGAGCATCGGAGCGCTCGGCGGCGCGATGATCGGTTCGGCCGCGGTGGCGGCCGGCGTCGGGTTGCTGCCGCAGCTGATGATCATGGCGGCGGTGTTGCTGGTGCTCAACGCGGCGGTGACCCGGAGCTTGATCGACGACCGCGACGCCGGGCCGCGGACTCATCAGCGGCGGGGACGCAGCTGGTCGCCGATGATCTTGCTGCTCGGCGGCATCGCGACCGCCTGCATGCTGTGTGAGGGCGCGGCTGCCGACTGGTCGGCCAAGTATCTGCGGGACAGCCTGCACGCAGATCCCGGCGTCGCCGGGCTGGCCTACGCCGCCTATGCCGCGGTGATGGTGGTGGTCCGGCTGTCCGGCGGCTGGGTGCTGTCCCGGCGGCCGGTCCGGACCGTGCTGCCGGTGCTGGCTCTGGTTGCCACGTTGGGAATGACGGCGGCGCTGGTGATCGGTACCCCGGCCGTGGCGATCATCGGATTCGCTCTGCTCGGCGCCGGCGTTGCCGCAGTGGTGCCGGCCGCCTTCACCGCCGCCGGACGGTTGTCGGCGAGCAACGCCGGAACCGCGATCGCCACCGTGTCGGCGCTCGGCTGGGCCGGTTTCATGATCGGCCCGCCGGCCATCGGCCACCTGGCCCAGGCGACCACCCTGACGATCGCGCTGGCCGTGATCCCGATCCTCACCGCCGCCGTCGCCGCCGCCATTCGTTTCAGCCCGGCCTTCCGCGGTCAGTGA